A region of Vitis vinifera cultivar Pinot Noir 40024 chromosome 15, ASM3070453v1 DNA encodes the following proteins:
- the LOC132255223 gene encoding probable disease resistance protein RF45, with translation MAESSVAFFLAKLSNLVIQEASLFGEVEGQVKLLRNELKWMRLFLKDADSKCIYDERIKLWVEQIREVAHDAEDVIDEFIFNMDNQRQKRLKNLKFLKRLPTCVGFADKLPFIHELDSRVKEINVMIEKIMVNRSKYGLEALVTPSSTSTDHGVSQQERRTPTVEETDVVEIKDGMEVVKQMLIKEDPMQPRAVVSIVGMGGLGKTTLAKKVYNHSDVKQHFDCQAWVYVSQEFKPRELLLSIISSVISLSNEEKKEMREMGEDELGGKLRECLNDKKYLVAMDDVWSIEAWSSLRSYLPESRNGSKVLMTTRNKEIAAQANPHEVVGHTDSQALVYELRIMDGNESWELFLKKTFGARDITPLSLSKALEELGRKIVAKCKGLPLAIVVLGGLLSTKEKTEPSWERVLANIDWHLNRGPESCFGILALSYNDLPYYLKSCFLYCGIFPEASEIKASKLIHLWIAEGFVERRGKEKLEDIAEDYLYELIHRSMVQVARKKANGRVMSCRIHDLLRDLAISEARDAKLFEVHENIDFAFPSSVRRLSIHQHLGKNNISQHLHNSLLRSLIFFADPIERRDWRSIREHVKLLSVLDLGRIKGNYILPKEIGELIHLKFLCIKGTDRVTLPSSIKRLVNLQNLNLGYTDSYIPCTIWKLRELRHLNCRGGEISSQSKLNKCMNGYLGVEQLTNLQTLALRPGSWLEGDGLGKLTQLRTLNLTGWLTPYLEKGFFDSIAELTTLRTLVLKDSMGCKKKEELVIQFGWKWQQHFVEDKTLIPGLMSFSRHTYLYKVGLQGKVDKLPEQTEFYPPNLLELTLCDCKLKDDPMLILEKLPTLRSLTLSCGSYVGKKMVCSFGGFLQLESLELVGLSNLEELTVEEGALCNLRTLKIWTCCRMKKFPHGLLQMKKLEKLDLFKPGDELIEEVQQREGEEWDRIRLITSIKK, from the coding sequence ATGGCAGAAAGCAGTGTTGCGTTTTTCCTGGCGAAGTTGAGCAACTTGGTTATACAAGAAGCTTCTCTATTTGGAGAAGTAGAAGGCCAGGTGAAGCTGCTGCGCAATGAGCTCAAATGGATGCGCCTCTTCCTCAAAGACGCGGATTCAAAGTGCATATACGATGAAAGAATCAAGCTGTGGGTGGAGCAGATCAGAGAGGTAGCCCATGATGCTGAAGATGTCATCGATGAGTTCATCTTCAACATGGATAACCAGAGGCAGAAAAGGCTCAAAAATCTCAAGTTCCTTAAGCGCTTACCTACCTGCGTAGGATTCGCGGACAAGTTACCTTTCATACACGAGCTCGACAGTCGGGTGAAGGAGATCAATGTCATGATAGAGAAGATCATGGTCAATAGATCCAAGTATGGTCTTGAAGCCCTAGTGACTCCCAGCTCGACCAGTACTGATCATGGAGTTTCTCAGCAGGAGCGGCGGACCCCAACTGTTGAAGAGACTGACGTGGTGGAGATCAAAGATGGTATGGAGGTGGTGAAGCAGATGCTGATTAAGGAAGATCCGATGCAGCCGAGAGCAGTGGTGTCCATTGTGGGAATGGGCGGCCTAGGCAAGACAACTCTTGCTAAGAAAGTCTACAATCATAGTGATGTTAAGCAGCACTTTGATTGTCAAGCTTGGGTTTATGTTTCTCAAGAATTCAAGCCAAGGGAGCTTCTACTCAGCATCATCAGTTCTGTCATCTCCCTcagcaatgaagaaaagaaagaaatgagagagaTGGGAGAGGACGAGCTAGGTGGGAAGCTTCGTGAATGCCTCAACGACAAGAAGTACCTGGTAGCCATGGATGATGTATGGAGTATTGAAGCTTGGAGTAGCTTGCGCTCCTATCTTCCTGAGTCTAGGAATGGCAGCAAAGTGCTGATGACCACCCGAAATAAAGAAATTGCTGCACAAGCCAATCCGCATGAAGTTGTTGGGCACACCGATTCACAGGCTCTTGTCTATGAACTCCGCATTATGGATGGTAATGAGAGTTGGGAACTCTTTCTCAAGAAGACTTTTGGAGCGAGAGATATTACACCTCTTTCTTTATCTAAAGCGTTGGAGGAATTGGGAAGGAAAATTGTGGCAAAATGTAAAGGTTTGCCCCTTGCGATTGTGGTGTTAGGAGGCTTATTGTCAACGAAAGAGAAGACAGAACCATCATGGGAGAGAGTACTTGCAAATATAGATTGGCATCTGAATCGAGGCCCGGAGTCATGTTTTGGAATTCTGGCCTTAAGTTACAATGACTTGCCTTATTACTTGAAGTCATGTTTTCTTTACTGTGGTATTTTCCCAGAAGCCTCTGAAATCAAGGCTAGTAAGTTGATTCACTTATGGATTGCTGAAGGTTTTGTTGAAAGAAGAGGCAAAGAAAAGTTAGAAGACATTGCTGAAGATTATTTGTATGAACTGATCCACAGAAGCATGGTTCAGGTGGCTCGAAAGAAGGCAAATGGAAGAGTGATGTCTTGTCGCATACATGATCTCCTTCGGGACCTTGCTATTTCAGAGGCCAGAGATGCAAAACTTTTTGAGGTACATGAAAACATTGATTTCGCATTTCCTAGTAGTGTTCGTCGGTTAAGCATTCATCAACATCTCGGCAAGAACAACATTTCTCAGCATTTGCATAATTCACTTCTTAGatctttgattttctttgctGACCCTATTGAGAGAAGGGATTGGAGATCTATACGAGAGCACGTTAAATTGCTTAGTGTATTGGATCTAGGGAGGATAAAGGGGAATTATATCCTCCCAAAGGAGATAGGAGAACTCATCCACTTGAAATTCTTATGCATAAAGGGAACTGATAGAGTAACGCTTCCATCATCCATTAAGAGACTTGTTAATCTGCAAAATCTCAATTTAGGATACACTGATTCCTACATACCTTGTACAATTTGGAAATTGCGGGAATTGAGACATCTAAATTGTCGTGGTGGCGAGATCTCAAGtcaatccaaattaaataagtGCATGAATGGTTATTTGGGTGTGGAGCAACTCACCAATCTTCAAACATTAGCATTACGGCCAGGAAGTTGGTTGGAGGGGGATGGCTTAGGAAAACTTACCCAACTGAGGACACTAAATTTAACGGGATGGTTGACTCCGTATTTGGAGAAGGGGTTTTTTGATTCTATTGCTGAATTGACAACTCTTCGGACCTTGGTTTTGAAGGATTCGATGGGTTGTAAGAAGAAAGAGGAATTAGTAATTCAGTTTGGATGGAAGTGGCAGCAGCATTTTGTTGAAGACAAAACATTGATACCAGGACTCATGTCTTTCTCACGCCACACCTATCTCTATAAAGTGGGCCTACAAGGAAAGGTGGACAAATTACCAGAGCAAACTGAATTCTACCCTCCCAACCTCCTCGAACTCACTTTGTGCGACTGTAAGCTAAAGGATGACCCAATGTTGATTCTAGAGAAGCTCCCAACCTTGAGAAGTCTTACATTATCATGTGGCTCATATGTTGGAAAGAAAATGGTTTGTTCCTTTGGAGGATTTCTTCAACTTGAAAGCCTAGAACTGGTTGGTTTATCTAATTTGGAAGAATTGACAGTTGAGGAAGGAGCATTGTGTAATCTGAGGACTCTCAAGATTTGGACTTGTTGTAGAATGAAAAAATTTCCACATGGATTGTTGCAGATGAAAAAACTTGAGAAATTGGACCTGTTCAAACCCGGAGacgaattaattgaagaggtcCAGCAAAGAGAGGGAGAGGAGTGGGATAGAATTCGTCTCATCACCTCCATAAAGAAGTGA
- the LOC132252666 gene encoding uncharacterized protein LOC132252666 — translation MDQKPEPQFQETMSDQCNACGSLKKKDPTTSEDASGDGQPQLKKRETASVHDYRLHGFSRVAVPPPNFYTNLSRTSSNLINSPGLDLPKLPSWQNFPHSPLTPRMNPNVSTLSPSPVKGGSTELPPLPPLRRSISELLPVASPPRTGVSGHGEMVTGSPVVSQDSPDPERFKRMMEMMKEMKQWWHEVVLEVEDAGSHHNNTNEASNAETEDLVIIERMGDFISIYLKCPCSKTYQLLISGSNCFYRLM, via the exons ATGGACCAGAAACCAGAACCCCAATTCCAAGAAACCATGTCCGACCAATGCAATGCATGCGGTTCTCTTAAGAAAAAAGACCCCACAACATCTGAGGATGCCTCCGGCGACGGCCAACCCCAGCTCAAGAAGCGAGAAACGGCCTCCGTCCACGATTACCGCCTTCACGGATTCTCCAGGGTCGCTGTTCCTCCGCCAAATTTCTACACGAATCTCAGCCGCACGAGCTCCAATCTCATCAACTCTCCCGGCCTCGACCTGCCGAAACTACCCTCGTGGCAGAATTTTCCCCATTCGCCTCTGACTCCCAGGATGAACCCCAATGTCTCCACGCTGTCGCCCTCACCGGTGAAAGGGGGTTCCACGGAATTGCCACCTCTGCCTCCTCTTCGCCGGTCCATTTCTGAACTGCTGCCGGTCGCTTCTCCACCAAGAACCGGAGTCAGTGGTCACGGCGAGATGGTTACGGGATCCCCAGTGGTGTCCCAAGATAGCCCTGACCCTGAG AGGTTCAAGAGaatgatggaaatgatgaaAGAGATGAAACAGTGGTGGCATGAAGTAGTGCTGGAAGTAGAGGATGCTGGGTCTCATCACAACAATACAAAT GAGGCTTCAAATGCAGAAACAGAGGACCTTGTGATCATAGAGAGGATGGGGGATTTCATTAGCATATACTTGAAGTGTCCCTGTTCCAAAACCTACCAACTTCTCATCTCTGGAAGCAACTGCTTCTACAGGCTCATGTAG